The genome window AAGCTGTATTTGCCATAACCTGCTCATTAACTAAATCCCCAAATGTTCTCGTCCTCCTCTTTTGTATTTAAAGGGGTCCTCCAGctatttttaaatgtttactgTTGAAACGGAAATGTAAATATCTTAAAGTGAGCACACTAaagtgtaaaaaaacaaaaacattttgagctaaatagttttttgttgttgttgacactaCTGCAAACTTTAATGGAGTAGGGCACAGCTGCCAAAGTGCTAATTTCAGGCAAAGCTGGTGGGGTTATTTAAGACCCAACCAGAAGCTGTAACTTGGTTTGGTTGTGGCATACATTTTGCAAGGTGTGAACACATTTGTCAGTATGCAGCCCTCGTTGTCTTCTGGggctctcctcagcagcctcaGAGTCGTTGTTGTCCTCGAAGCACGAGAGAAAATATGTTTAGCTCGTCCGGTTAGGGCGGTGTTGATGTCCTCGAAGTGGCtggctttctttttgtaatccgtgatcaTTAGGAGCCCCTGCCACATACGCCTCGTGTTCGACCCGTTGGATTGCTCCTCTACTTTGTGCACTATACTGTGTTTCGCTATATTGGAGTGTGGATTCTGAATGGTCGGACCAACGCTGTGCAGACCTGACCACTGGAACTTTCCTTTTGAGTCTTTGTTTGCAGGCGGCGATAAGCAAAATGGCGTTGTCAGATTTActgaaaggaggaggagagacggcCTTACCTGTTTCTAAAAGACATGTAGCAGTAGTCAAGCCTGCAATTTTACACGGGTAGGACAGTCATGTGTTGGTAATAATTCTGGAGCACGGACCTCAAATTACCTTTATAGTTTTCAAGATGTAGGATTTTCATAAGCAAAGTGTCATGATTATGTGGCAAGTGACACTTtacttcttgaaagtccaatatctgcCAAAcgtgactgctgacatgcaaaacattttgggactgtatcaacagtggtaTAATGAttaaaaataccaaaagatagttttgcatggagttttcctttaatgtTGAGTTAGGCTATATGTTTTAGTAGGCATACAGACAATATCATTGCGATAAAATCTATTTCAATATCTGCCCAAATACAAAAAAGATCAGTGGGACTAATGGAAAAAAATGCCAAAATATCGTTTTTTTTTGTGGATTTTTCCTTGAATAAAGGAAAAGAAACAAGAACAAGTGTAGAACTAAcataaaattataataattgtcATCTTCCCGTCTTCATGACGCTGACGTTTTAGAGAATATATATTCAATATCACAAACGAAAAAATATATTGTTATTCGGCTGCTTTTACTCCTTAGTATAGTGACAATGACACTTTTCTAGCGTTAGTATCGGCCTTTCTCCCCACACCTAATAATATCACATTGAGGGGTGCTGGCCACTGTCTGATGGCTATAGGTGAGAGACATATTAACAATATGAACAATCCATTACTAATTACCCATCTTTAATGGGAATGAAGACGTGGGCGGGGCAATCTATTGTGGGTGCAGTAGTCTAATTATAATATCTAAACTGAAGTGGGTCTGGGTATGGTGTATAAAGTCCACTCTGGTGGGATCGAATTCAGACGAGTCTTCCTGCAGGAGAAGAGCCGTACGTGACCTGTAAAAAACGAAGCGTGCGTAATTTACAATGGCGAAATGGGAAATGCGAATGGACGTTCTAAAATGTTTGGCGGTGCTTGAGCTGGATGACATGGATTCAGACGGAAGGGGGGAACTTGATGAGATGTATCAAGAGATCTATGATGATAAATATGGCATTTTTTCAGTAGATTCCGATTCTGACTGTGAGGCGTATGGGATCCCTGCCAGGGTGCCAGCGGCACCACAACGCAAGCAGCAAAACTCCCGCAGTTGCTACAGTCAACATGGGCGCCAAAAAAGCCCCTACGTTGCCCACTGTGGAAGCCGTCACCAACTGAGATGGAGAGCGATAAACAAGGGGGCGGACGGCACAGTTTGGGTGAAACAGCCTGTTGGTAACGCCATGGGTCGATTATTAACACAGAACGACACCAGAGTGGAATCAGGCCCTACACCATATGCAAAAGACAGAATCGACCGGTGCCTACGCCAGCTTTCATTGTTTGTGTGACATGGAGATGTTGCAGCGCATCAGGGACTGTACTGTGGCCGAGGCGCACCGGGCGCAAggaaaaaaaacacaaacatgGGACTTGTCTGTGGAGGAATTGGAAGCATTCATTGCGGTCCTGTATGTCCGTGGGCTATACGGCAATAGACAAGCGTCTTTGGATGGCTACTGGTcatgtttaaaatcagatttctTTCGAGACACAATGCCAGTGGACCGCTTCACAGAAATCATGCGGTACCTGCGTTTTGACACAAGAGAGATCAGACGCCCCCGGACAAATTCGAACAAATTCGCCGTGGTCTCAGAAGTTTGGAACGCGTTTGTACGGAACTGCGTTGCATGTTACAAGCCAGGGTTGAACATCACTGTTGAGGAGCAACGGTTCCTTACAAGTGGGGAGGTCATCAAGTTTTCGTTGACCGCTGACGTAGACAGCAAGTACGTGCTAAATGTCATTCCTCATGTCGTTCCTTATTCGTGGGAAGATGAATCTCAGAAGCCTGAAAatgtggcattgaagcttgtGGAACCTTACCTCGGTGCGGGGAGAAATGTCACTACGGACAAGTTCTGCACATCCCTGCCATTAGCAAATAAGTTGATTGCCAACAATACCAACTTGGTCGGGGCCGTGAGTCATTGCGGACGAGAGCTGCCTCCCGTGATGCGTAATCAGACACAGACAAAGCTATACTCCACTACCGTGCTAAAGCATGACAAAGCAACCCTTACGGTTTACAGAAGTAACCCAAGAAAGAACGTCTGTATTCTGAGCACTATGCACCCGACTGTCGCCATCGGGAGCGACCGAACGAGAGAACCGGAGACCGTGACGTTCTATAATAGCAACAGGGTAGGTTTCACATTACGATATTTTTTAAACATCATGCCATACACGTGTCATGCACTTGCAGACTACCAAATGGGTCGTTGTTTTTCATTTGGGGATGTAATGCTAATCAATTGTATTCTATCCCATAGGTTGACGTAAATAGGATGACAAGAGAGCGCACGGTGGAGGTTGTGACAGGGTTGGAGAAAGGAGGTTCACACCGCTGGCCCCTTGCGGTATTCTTCAACCTTCTTGACCTGGCTGCAATCAACGCATATGTTTTGTTCACGCAATGCACCGCTAAGACAGTGTCAAGGAGAGATTTCGTCATGGATCTGGCATTCGAGCTTCGCGAGAAGCACATGAGGGCCAGTGCCGCACCGCCTCCTCccctcccacccatccaggacacaGTCTGTGAAACGAAGACCCGGAGCAAGGTGCGCAGATCGACACGGAACAAGGCTCCTGAAAGCTGTGGGTAGTGCAACGGATTTGCTTGTGGGTCTTGCGCACGCAAATATCCAGAACAACAGAAGACGAGAGATGAATTCATGCGTTAGGCTAAAGGCGCATATCCCAAAGGCACAAGATACTGTCTCCAGTGAATTAACAACCGAGTCTGTGTTATAGCATGGATATATTGCCACTAATTCTCCTGTATGCATGTAATGTTTCAACATTGTGTTTTGCACCCTACCAATTGTGTTACAAATAAAATGCAGAAACTTGATaacattgtatttttttattcaaagAAAAAATTAAAACAAGACAGTTTTACACGAATTGTCTTATCAATTGATAGCCATTACATTTATGAGTTATGTAATTAATGATGATTGTGACATTACCAAGTTTTGAGTGCAGATGATTTGATAGTGGATAAGACATACTTTTGTAATGTCCAGCCAGTTAGAATTGTGTCATTACTAAAAGCAAGACAAGTGACTATAAAGTATTATGCCAACACGTGTAACCCCTGAAAAGTCGGGTGTTTTAGTGTACTCTAATTCCTCTTCAACGTTTAGTAAAATATACACtaaatgattacaccctatattaTCATACAGTAATTGATAAATATATAGGCTAGGCTATGACAAGAGTAGGCTGCATGTGCAACAGCTATACCAGGGATTCTATGTTTTTTGGAGTATATAAAAACTGCTGGTAAAATGGCATATCGTTTTCTATTACTAAACTAGATATGCTGTTTACCTCAAGCATTTCATCATAAGATGATAATTAAACTAGAAAGGTACTAGAAAACATGACTTTGAATTGACAAGCGACATATGATGATCTCTCTTATGCAGCCTATATTGTTTGTCTTTAATGAAAGCTAATTGGAATTTACACAGTCACTACATTCAGAAGTAACGTACCATCCCATTCCTATCAGGGCCTGGCCAATTTGATTTACGACGCTTCTGACCGATTGTACGTCAATAGGAaaatatacagtaaatatatatatatattttttaaatggtatGATGCAATACTCTTCAAGATGCTTTCTTCTTAACATACTTGCTTGCCCCTCCAAATAAAATATTTCAATATTTAAACAGAAAGAAGCATCAATCTCCGATAaagggctgcaggtagcctagtggttagagtgttggactaacaaggttgcaagatcgaatccctgagctgacaaggtacacatctgtcgttctgccccagtTAATCCACAGTTTTTAGGCCTGTAATTGAAAATAAGAAGTTGTACttactgacttggctagttaagaAAAATGAAGCATCTGAGTGAGAGCTAAACATTGCCCCTTTGTCTCTGTATGTGTtgcccatgtatctgatgttgtctgggccaaaaagagtatggcatgtATTTTAACCAGACAGCAGCAGATACATGGACTGCATAAACTGAGTGTACAGTACAAAgcaccttcctgatattgagttgcccccccccccccaacctttgccatcagaacagtctcaattcgtcagggcatggactcttcaAGTTGTCAAAAgcactccacagggatgctgacccatgttgactccaagcttcccacagttgtgtcaagttgtctggatgtctttgagtggtggaccattcttgatacacacaggaaactgttgagggtgaaaaacccagcagcccTGCAGTTTtgacatctgcattgcttgctttctggggctttaggctgggttactgtataacactttgtgacatctgctgatgttaaaagggctttataaatacatttgattgatttatttaTTGACACAAACcattgcgcctggcacctactaccatatcccagtcaaaagcacttaaatcttttgtcttgcccattcaccctctgaagtcactttaataattttacctacatgtacatattacctcaattacctcgacaccggtgtccccgcacattgactctgtaccgatatcccctgtatataacccCGCTAtttttatttactgctgctctttaattatttgttattcttatctcttactttttaattatttttggggtattttatttaaattgcattgttggtttaagggcttgtacgtaagcatttcactttaaggtctacacctgttgtattcggcgcatgtgacaaatacaatttgatttgatttgaatggcacacatacacaatccatgtctcaattgtctcacggctaaaaatccttctttaacatgtcacctcccattcatctacactgattgaagtggatttaacaagtgacatcaataatggattatagctttcacctggatccacctggttagtcaatgtcatggaaagagctggtgttcttaatattttgtatactcagtgtatatcggCATATAGTGAGTAaaaaatcatatcaaatcaaaaaaaattggtcacatacacatggttagcagatgttagtgcgagtgtagcgaaatgctggtgcttctagttccgaacatgcagtaatatctaacaagtaatctaacaatttcacaacaactaccttaaacAGGGGCAcgaactctgcagttgttgaaccgATGTCTCTGAATATATCTCTTTCTGTAATGATTTAATCAGTTAAAATACTTGACATCCAATGAGAGcaaaattatacttttttaaaaCATGATTTTAAGCTCTACATCAGGGATCATCAGCTGCGGGATGATTTTTTTCATGAATGGATGGACACCGGTCCGgaaaataattacaaataatttgtagactgcaaattgaccacaagaagcccaaacatgACACATTTCCATGCCCATACTGTGAGATgcttaagacagcgctacagggagacaggacggacagctgatcatcctcgcagtggcagaccacgtgtaacaacacctgcacaggatcggtacatccgaacatcacacctgcgggacaggtacaggatggcaacaacaactaaccgagttacaccaggaatgcccaatccctccatcagtgctcagactgttcacAATAGGCCGAGAGaggttggactgagggcttgtaggcctgttgtaatgcAGGTCCTCATCagatatcaccggcaacaacgttgtctatgggcacaaacccaccatcgctggaccagacaggactggcaaaaagtgctcttcactgacgagtcgcagttttgtctcaccagcggtgatggttggattcacgtttattgtcgaaggaatgagcgttacaccaaggcctgtactctggagcgggatcgatttggaggtggagggtccatcatggtctgtggcgatgtgtcacagcatcatcggactgagcttgttgtcattgcaggcaatctcaacgctgtgcgttacagtgaagacatcctcctccctcatgtggtacccttcctgcaggctcatcctgacatgaccctgtagcatgacaatgccaccagccatgctgCTCGTTCTGAGCATGATTTCctccaagacaggaatgtcagtgttctgccatggccagcgaagagcccggatctcaatcccattgagcacgtctgggacctgttggatcggatggtgagggctagggccattccccccagaaatgtccaggaacttgcaggtgccttggtggaagagttgggtaacatctcacagcaagaactggcaaatctggttcaCGAGGagcagatgcactgcagtactcaatgcagctggtggccacaccagaaactaactgttacttttgattttgaccccccctttgttcagggacatagtaTTTAATTtctgtcacatgtctgtggaacttgttcagtttatgtctcagttgttgaatcttgttatgttcatacaaatatttacacatgttaagtttgctgaaaataaacgcagttgacagtgagagtacGTTTCTCTTTTAGCTGTGTTTATATCTCTCTCTTATgcatgtgtcacaccctggccttagtattctttgttttcattattatttttaggtaggtcagggtgtgacatggggaatgtttgtgttttgtcgttttgggtggttatatggtaaagggggtgttgggtgtagtgtatgagtttgtgttgagtaaatgtttctaggtatgtctatggttgagtgaatgtgtctaggtatgtctatggttgcctgagtggttctcaatcagagacagatgtctttcatttgtctctgattgggagccatatttaaggcagccatgggcatcatgcatttgtgggtaattgtctatgtctatgttgaacgtttgttgcttgtctgtgcactaacgtttgtagcttcacggtcgtcagtttgttattttgttagtttgtgtatagttgttcgtttcttgttttttctctcttctaaaattaaagaagatgtatttgcacacgctgcgccttggtcctctctctcacccttagacgatcgtgacagaattacccaccaaaccaggaccaagcagcgtgaaaggatggaacagcgcttagtggaggaatggacccgggaaaaggataagtggagaacaacctgggaagagatagacaggtgggtgtgcgatccagagaaagtgccggagcctgcctgggattcgctggagcagtgcgaggagggttacaggattatggagttggagaaaggagcacgaaggcgcggtaggaaaccctcgaggaaacgccaaaaatttattggggaggggctcatggggagtgtggcgagtccagataggagatctgcgtcaactttccgtgctacccgtgaggaccttaagaaggaacctgagccagtcgggctgaatttggaggtgagcaatgggactgatacagagactgttaaggatttattggggaggttggaggagagtgaaatgagggagctgctgtgttggtgcgtgaggcacaaaatccacccgacagagcgtgtgcgggaagtgatgttacctgagtcagctctccttGCTCATCCcgaggtgcgtgctaaccgtctgggaatgacagtcccatgaaccaggcctcctgtacgcctccctagtcctgcacctcctgtagcagccccacgta of Salvelinus namaycush isolate Seneca unplaced genomic scaffold, SaNama_1.0 Scaffold2163, whole genome shotgun sequence contains these proteins:
- the LOC120038368 gene encoding uncharacterized protein LOC120038368, with product MPVDRFTEIMRYLRFDTREIRRPRTNSNKFAVVSEVWNAFVRNCVACYKPGLNITVEEQRFLTSGEVIKFSLTADVDSKYVLNVIPHVVPYSWEDESQKPENVALKLVEPYLGAGRNVTTDKFCTSLPLANKLIANNTNLVGAVSHCGRELPPVMRNQTQTKLYSTTVLKHDKATLTVYRSNPRKNVCILSTMHPTVAIGSDRTREPETVTFYNSNRVDVNRMTRERTVEVVTGLEKGGSHRWPLAVFFNLLDLAAINAYVLFTQCTAKTVSRRDFVMDLAFELREKHMRASAAPPPPLPPIQDTVCETKTRSKVRRSTRNKAPESCG